One Glandiceps talaboti chromosome 2, keGlaTala1.1, whole genome shotgun sequence genomic region harbors:
- the LOC144445751 gene encoding nuclear receptor ROR-alpha B-like — protein sequence MASEGEESITSTTSTTEECVVCSDKSAGRYFGALVCEACKSFFIRSTRKGEPDFYCFHSQNCKITPLTRLLCQYCRYQKCLTAGMSRKGRVPANKQSTGKEMPCKVCNDTSSGIHFGVYTCEGCKGFFRRSLKDYATYYCQCKKDQPCEITPTTRNVCRYCRLDKCITVGMCRDGIKLGRHQKSFCGDKPIQELSEQTQDQWVCTAGSFGSLHVKVMQAGGSCGSTNTNDDPEQNQSTIVHSFSQDMSLRSISQVEMAASCSMDGGNSKDSTPSIAGDRLQLNDKLTMVNEPVKETATLDNDTNNMVSVQSHVQSLGTYKNTGSVTCRFNDFERDAEAVSQSTNNFGKRFKTSSTTSSFRDVPPCMQQQGNDHQPSKPILSTIADEIDRITKATLLGQESVVPNYHKENPTIGSPQNEFVGKKTMEYREVQCAGEDIEEETTSKDIVTTFQQEQFMFEVAGAYDRLASIFLELADSPAQRNSIEKIKMNPGKLTIAEWALQKERTVQHIMAIINFAKKIPGFSKLHVDDRTILLKMGVFPSILVRLTRNYEDEYNWFTNTWLTATYLKPLVCGMMESIPRFSERFRHVSLDRIEIALFMCMLIVNPEHVCLHDSEAVQELNRHIRDTFKAYCLEKYSKIDLYDTLKNCYLPELTHIEVLHKESIRAGAQNTNMEMDLPALFTEINLN from the exons ATGGCATCAGAAGGAGAGGAATCCATAACAAGTACAACAAGTACAACAGAAGAGTGTGTGGTATGCAGTGATAAATCTGCTGGCAGATACTTCGGAGCGTTGGTCTGTGAAGCATGCAAG AGTTTTTTTATACGGAGTACGAGGAAAGGAGAACCCGATTTCTACTGCTTTCATTCGcagaattgtaaaattacaccACTGACAAGACTTTTATGTCAGTATTGTCGTTATCAAAAATGCCTCACTGCAGGAATGTCAAGAAAAG GTCGTGTTCCTGCCAACAAACAAAGTACAGGGAAAGAGATGCCATGCAAAGTTTGCAATGATACGTCATCTGGAATTCACTTTGGTGTTTATACATGCGAAGGATGCAAG GGTTTCTTTAGGAGAAGTTTGAAAGATTATGCTACATATTATTGCCAATGTAAAAAGGACCAACCTTGTGAGATAACACCAACCACTCGAAATGTCTGTAGATATTGCAGGTTGGATAAATGCATCACTGTAGGAATGTGTAGGGAtg GTATCAAACTGGGAAGACATCAGAAGTCATTTTGTGGAGACAAACCAATTCAGGAACTCTCAGAACAGACCCAGGATCAGTGGGTATGTACTGCTGGATCCTTTGGATCCTTGCATGTCAAGGTTATGCAAGCTGGTGGTAGTTGTGGTAGTACTAATACTAATGATGATCCAGAGCAAAACCAAAGCACAATAGTGCATTCTTTCTCTCAGGATATGTCTCTCAGATCTATATCACAAGTAGAGATGGCGGCTAGTTGTAGTATGGATGGAGGAAACTCAAAGGACTCAACACCATCCATTGCAGGTGATAGACTTCAACTAAATGACAAATTAACCATGGTGAATGAACCTGTCAAAGAAACAGCAACACTAGATAATGATACAAATAATATGGTGTCTGTACAAAGTCATGTTCAAAGTTTAGGAACATACAAAAACACAGGTTCCGTGACTTGCCGTTTCAATGATTTTGAGAGAGATGCTGAAGCCGTAAGCCAAAGTACAAACAATTTTGGGAAGCGATTCAAGACATCTTCCACCACATCAAGTTTCAGGGATGTGCCACCATGTATGCAACAGCAGGGAAATGACCATCAACCAAGCAAACCAATTTTAAGTACCATTGCAGATGAAATTGATCGTATTACTAAGGCAACGCTTTTGGGACAAGAAAGTGTAGTGCCAAATTACCACAAAGAAAATCCAACCATTGGCAGTCCTCAAAACGAGTTTGTTGGCAAGAAAACAATGGAATACAGAGAAGTGCAATGTGCTGGAGAAGACATAGAAGAAGAAACTACCAGTAAAGACATTGTAACTACATTCCAACAAGAACAATTCATGTTTGAAGTAGCAGGGGCCTATGATAGACTAGCATCTATTTTCCTTGAGTTAGCTGATTCACCAGCTCAAAGGAATTCAATTGAAAAG ATAAAAATGAATCCTGGTAAATTAACTATTGCTGAATGGGCACTACAGAAAGAACGAACTGTTCAACATATAATGGCCATCATCAACTTTGCCAAAAAGATACCAG GCTTTTCAAAGCTGCATGTAGACGACAGGACGATTTTGCTGAAAATGGGTGTATTTCCAAGTATTTTGGTGCGTCTAACACGCAATTATGAGGATGAATACAATTGGTTTACAAATACTTGGTTAACGGCCACCTATCTCAAGCCTTTGGTGTGTGGCATGATGGAGTCAATACCAAGGTTTAGTGAACGATTTCGCCACGTCAGCCTTGATAGAATTGAAATAGCTTTATTTATGTGCATGTTGATAGTGAACCCAG AACATGTTTGTCTACATGATTCAGAAGCTGTCCAAGAGTTGAATAGACATATCAGAGATACATTCAAAGCATATTGTTTAG AGAAGTACAGCAAGATTGACCTGTATGATACTCTGAAGAATTGTTATTTACCTGAATTGACTCACATTGAAGTACTTCACAAGGAGAGTATCCGAGCTGGAGCACAGAATACTAATATGGAAATGGACCTTCCTGCTCTTTTTACAGAGATAAATTTGAACTGA